One window from the genome of Ailuropoda melanoleuca isolate Jingjing chromosome 5, ASM200744v2, whole genome shotgun sequence encodes:
- the TLE5 gene encoding TLE family member 5 isoform X4: MYPQGRHPAPHQPGQPGFKFTVAESCDRIKDEFQFLQAQYHSLKVEYDKLANEKTEMQRHYVMYYEMSYGLNIEMHKQAAGFPFYREGSRSGEAE; the protein is encoded by the exons ATGTATCCGCAAGGCAGACATCCG GCTCCCCATCAACCCGGGCAGCCGGGATTTAAATTCACGGTGGCTGAGTCTTGTGACAGGATCAAAGACGAATTCCAGTTCCTGCAAGCTCAATATCACAG CCTCAAAGTGGAGTACGACAAGCTGGCGAACGAGAAGACGGAGATGCAGCGCCATTACGTGATG taCTATGAGATGTCCTATGGCCTGAACATTGAAATGCACAAGCAG GCAGCCgggttcccattttacagagaaggaagccGGAGCGGAGAGGCGGAGTAA